A window of the Brumimicrobium sp. genome harbors these coding sequences:
- a CDS encoding transpeptidase family protein, which yields MKNNKAIILRTYLLYSLVVIAMIIVLTKTVIIIMDGRERVFTLANSNLEQRPAPIPARRGEILDNKLSPLVTSVSFYDIYMDPIAVKEDLWQEEIGDLCIGLAQLFPEKSAREYEEYLREARKKGRRYVLIHKRVTHETREKVRNLPIYNKGRYKGGLIDSGVITVRKRPNEELLARTIGYIKDNGKDSLYVGIEGTYNNYLAGQEGIRLEQRIGNSWKPTSNIVREAINGYDLVTSIDKDIQEVAHTELENQLKTKGGKYGCAVVMEVKTGFIKAMVNLQEVEEGVYKELYNHALGTREVPGSTMKLAALMAALEDGKVKLTDTVNAVGHYKFYDQTLTDSRSWGYGKITLKHAFEVSSNVISKVIYNAYKEDPQKYIDRLQQFGITEKSGINLNGEVEPLYSMPGTKEWWGGSLGWMAIGYEFRLTPLELLSFYNAVANNGKYMQPQLVTHVINNGGIVKEFKPIVKIDKIASQTTINTMKDALEGVVEYGTGSNLKSAFFNIAGKTGTAQIANNNEGYGEKGARKYLASFVGYFPADDPIYSCIISIAAPTNDIYGASVSGTVFSAIANKVYASSYKYHEAINEQSFRASTPFVQNGSRYDINTVLNHFRIKKDLQSKEEWIQTVSQENKILFADLNVTKGIVPNVVGMGITDAIYLLEKQGLVVKTTGYGRVINQSLVAGQETVPGELIHLLLK from the coding sequence GTGAAGAACAATAAGGCGATCATATTACGTACCTATCTTCTATACTCACTAGTGGTAATAGCAATGATTATTGTCTTAACTAAGACAGTGATTATCATTATGGACGGAAGAGAACGTGTTTTCACCTTAGCTAATAGCAATTTAGAACAACGTCCTGCTCCAATTCCAGCACGTCGTGGAGAAATTTTAGATAACAAGCTAAGCCCTTTAGTTACTTCCGTCTCCTTTTACGATATCTACATGGACCCTATAGCTGTAAAAGAAGATTTATGGCAAGAAGAAATTGGAGATTTATGTATAGGGCTTGCTCAATTATTTCCAGAAAAATCAGCCCGGGAATATGAAGAATATTTACGCGAAGCACGCAAAAAAGGAAGAAGATATGTACTTATCCATAAACGGGTTACGCATGAAACACGTGAAAAAGTTAGAAACCTCCCAATTTACAACAAAGGAAGATATAAAGGTGGTTTGATAGATAGTGGAGTAATCACTGTTAGAAAACGCCCGAATGAAGAACTACTAGCTCGTACCATTGGATATATCAAAGACAATGGAAAGGATTCTTTATACGTTGGTATTGAAGGGACATATAACAACTATCTAGCAGGACAAGAAGGTATCCGTTTGGAACAAAGAATTGGAAATTCTTGGAAACCAACAAGCAATATAGTTAGAGAAGCAATCAATGGGTATGATTTAGTTACCTCTATTGATAAGGATATCCAAGAAGTTGCACATACCGAACTAGAAAATCAACTTAAAACTAAAGGAGGAAAATATGGATGCGCTGTAGTGATGGAGGTAAAAACCGGATTCATCAAAGCAATGGTTAATCTTCAAGAGGTAGAAGAAGGGGTGTATAAAGAACTATACAATCATGCTTTAGGAACTCGTGAGGTGCCTGGTTCAACTATGAAACTTGCTGCTTTAATGGCGGCATTAGAGGATGGGAAAGTAAAATTAACAGACACCGTAAATGCAGTAGGTCATTATAAATTCTATGACCAGACCCTTACAGATTCTAGAAGCTGGGGATATGGAAAAATCACTCTAAAGCATGCGTTTGAGGTATCTTCTAATGTGATTTCCAAAGTAATTTACAATGCTTATAAAGAAGATCCTCAAAAATATATAGACCGACTCCAACAATTTGGAATAACTGAAAAGAGTGGCATCAATCTCAATGGAGAAGTAGAGCCATTATATTCCATGCCAGGAACAAAAGAATGGTGGGGTGGATCCTTAGGTTGGATGGCAATAGGATATGAGTTTAGATTAACTCCTTTGGAACTCTTATCATTCTACAATGCAGTTGCTAACAATGGGAAATATATGCAACCACAATTAGTAACACACGTCATTAATAACGGTGGAATTGTAAAAGAATTCAAGCCTATTGTAAAAATCGACAAAATAGCCAGTCAAACAACCATCAACACCATGAAAGATGCATTGGAAGGTGTTGTAGAATACGGAACAGGTTCCAACCTAAAATCAGCATTTTTCAACATTGCAGGAAAAACTGGCACAGCTCAGATTGCAAACAACAACGAAGGATATGGTGAAAAAGGGGCTCGAAAATATTTAGCGTCATTTGTGGGGTATTTCCCTGCAGATGACCCTATTTATTCTTGCATTATTTCAATTGCCGCTCCAACAAATGATATTTACGGCGCTTCAGTTTCAGGGACAGTATTTTCGGCTATAGCAAATAAGGTATATGCTTCTAGCTATAAATACCATGAAGCAATCAATGAGCAAAGTTTTCGTGCTTCCACTCCTTTCGTGCAAAATGGAAGTAGATATGATATCAACACTGTTCTAAACCATTTTAGAATTAAAAAGGATTTACAAAGTAAGGAGGAGTGGATCCAAACAGTTTCTCAAGAAAATAAAATTTTATTTGCCGACTTGAATGTTACCAAAGGAATTGTTCCAAATGTAGTTGGAATGGGTATTACAGATGCTATTTATTTATTAGAAAAACAAGGGTTAGTTGTAAAAACAACTGGTTATGGAAGAGTAATCAATCAGTCATTAGTGGCTGGGCAAGAAACAGTACCAGGAGAACTCATTCATTTATTACTTAAATAG
- a CDS encoding UDP-N-acetylmuramoyl-L-alanyl-D-glutamate--2,6-diaminopimelate ligase: MKNVRDILYGCSIKEIIGKVDYEINKLTFDSRTVEDNDLFIAIKGEKVDGTQFIESAIQKGATAILCETLPTQTHQGIAYIMVDDTHKALSIVANNYFDHPSKNLKLIGVTGTNGKTTTTTLLFELFRRMGYSVGLISTVVNRINNILIPTERTTPDAISLNQLFADMLDAGCEYCFMEVSSHAVVQNRIGGLHFTGAAFTNITPEHLDYHKTFKEYITAKKMYFDHLPATAFAISNADDKNGEVMLQNTKAKKYYYSLQGIADYKAKVVENSFSGLVLSINGTEIYTQLIGDFNAYNILLVYAIADQLLHEPIEILRVISELKSVEGRFEFFKSNTGIIGIVDYAHTPDALENVLKTIQNIRTGNETVFSLVGCGGDRDKTKRPVMAATACKLSDKVVLTSDNPRSEDPAQIIEEMKAGVGGEYYYKTLSIIDRAEAIKVACSMAQPNDIILVAGKGHETYQEINGVKYDFDDLEILKETLLKLNK, encoded by the coding sequence GTGAAAAATGTTCGCGACATATTATATGGTTGTTCAATAAAAGAGATTATTGGAAAAGTTGACTATGAAATCAACAAACTTACGTTTGACTCCAGAACTGTAGAAGACAATGATTTATTTATTGCAATCAAAGGAGAAAAGGTAGATGGAACACAATTTATAGAAAGTGCTATTCAAAAAGGTGCAACTGCGATTCTTTGCGAAACACTCCCTACTCAGACACATCAAGGAATTGCATACATTATGGTAGATGACACACACAAAGCTCTATCAATTGTTGCAAATAATTACTTCGACCATCCATCCAAAAATTTAAAACTAATTGGCGTAACAGGCACCAATGGAAAAACAACTACCACTACTCTTTTATTTGAACTATTCAGAAGAATGGGGTATTCTGTAGGATTAATTTCTACCGTAGTGAATAGAATCAATAATATACTTATTCCAACAGAAAGGACAACCCCTGATGCTATTAGTTTAAATCAACTTTTTGCAGATATGCTAGATGCAGGATGTGAGTATTGCTTTATGGAAGTGAGTTCTCACGCTGTTGTACAGAATAGAATTGGTGGTTTACACTTTACTGGAGCTGCTTTTACAAATATTACTCCCGAGCACTTAGACTATCACAAAACATTCAAAGAATATATTACTGCTAAAAAGATGTATTTTGATCATTTACCCGCAACTGCTTTTGCAATTTCCAATGCAGATGACAAAAACGGAGAAGTAATGCTTCAAAATACGAAAGCTAAGAAATACTATTATAGCTTACAAGGAATAGCAGATTACAAAGCTAAGGTGGTTGAAAATAGTTTTTCTGGACTCGTTTTATCAATCAATGGAACAGAGATTTACACGCAGTTAATCGGCGACTTCAATGCCTACAACATCTTATTAGTATATGCGATTGCCGACCAGTTACTACATGAGCCAATTGAAATCTTACGCGTAATTTCAGAATTAAAATCTGTTGAAGGTCGCTTTGAGTTTTTTAAAAGCAACACGGGTATCATAGGTATCGTAGATTATGCTCACACACCTGATGCCTTGGAAAATGTTTTGAAAACAATACAAAATATTCGTACAGGAAATGAAACAGTATTTTCATTAGTAGGCTGTGGAGGAGATAGGGATAAAACCAAACGCCCAGTAATGGCAGCAACAGCTTGCAAATTAAGCGATAAAGTTGTGCTTACATCTGATAACCCAAGAAGTGAAGACCCAGCTCAAATCATTGAAGAAATGAAAGCCGGTGTGGGGGGGGAATATTACTATAAAACATTAAGCATCATAGACAGAGCTGAAGCTATCAAAGTAGCCTGTAGCATGGCGCAACCAAATGATATCATCTTAGTTGCAGGGAAAGGACATGAAACCTACCAAGAAATCAATGGTGTGAAATACGATTTTGATGACTTAGAAATTTTAAAAGAAACCTTATTAAAACTGAATAAATAA
- the rsmH gene encoding 16S rRNA (cytosine(1402)-N(4))-methyltransferase RsmH codes for METSQDKYTYHTPVMLQECLEGLNISPDGIYVDVTFGGGGHSRAIFEKLSEKGKLIVFDQDGDAAKNAWTAPNFHFIASNFSYLKNQLRLLGIKYVDGILGDLGVSSYQFNQPERGFSIRSNEHLDMRMNQRQEKSAFQVINEYDEADLLKIFAKYGEVQNPRKIAQIICLNRQANPISTTGELVELLKSFAPRNQENKFLAQIFQAIRIEVNDELIVLEKMLEQTAEMLRPNGRLVIMSYHSLEDRLVKNFMKRGSFDGEIEKDFYGNVLKPFTELNRKPIIPSDLEIEQNPRARSAKLRIATRNEG; via the coding sequence ATGGAGACGAGCCAAGATAAATACACATACCACACCCCTGTAATGCTCCAAGAATGCTTGGAAGGACTAAACATTAGTCCTGATGGTATATATGTAGATGTTACCTTTGGTGGTGGCGGACATTCTCGTGCTATTTTTGAAAAACTTTCAGAAAAGGGAAAACTCATCGTATTTGATCAAGATGGAGACGCTGCTAAAAATGCTTGGACAGCTCCAAATTTTCATTTTATTGCTTCTAATTTTTCATACTTAAAGAATCAACTGCGCCTTTTAGGAATTAAATATGTTGACGGAATCTTAGGAGATTTGGGTGTTTCATCTTATCAATTTAACCAACCTGAAAGAGGTTTTAGCATACGTTCCAATGAACATTTGGATATGCGTATGAATCAACGCCAAGAAAAATCTGCTTTTCAGGTGATTAATGAATATGACGAGGCTGATTTACTTAAGATTTTTGCGAAATACGGAGAAGTTCAAAACCCACGTAAAATCGCACAAATCATTTGCTTAAATAGACAAGCTAATCCAATTTCAACAACCGGGGAATTAGTAGAATTACTTAAATCGTTTGCCCCACGCAACCAAGAAAACAAATTCTTAGCACAAATTTTCCAAGCTATTCGTATTGAAGTGAACGATGAATTAATAGTGCTAGAAAAGATGTTAGAGCAAACAGCAGAAATGCTCCGTCCGAATGGAAGACTGGTAATTATGTCCTATCACTCATTGGAAGATAGGTTAGTAAAAAACTTCATGAAACGAGGAAGTTTTGATGGAGAAATTGAAAAGGACTTTTATGGAAATGTACTAAAGCCTTTTACCGAGTTAAATCGAAAACCAATTATTCCATCAGACCTAGAAATTGAACAGAATCCACGCGCACGAAGTGCTAAATTAAGGATAGCCACTAGAAATGAAGGATAA
- a CDS encoding ribonuclease HII, whose amino-acid sequence MLKNYFNKEKIEAGCDEAGRGCLAGPVVAAAVILPSDCYIEELNDSKQLTEKQRERLFPIIKETALAYGIAEVSPAEIDKINILNASFLAMHKAIDQLKTKPELLLIDGNRFKAYPNIEHQCLIKGDANYLSIAAASVLAKVTRDHIMEDLHQEFPDFNWKKNKGYPTKFHREMLKEMGATAHHRLSFRLLDNQGTLF is encoded by the coding sequence ATGCTTAAAAATTACTTTAATAAAGAGAAAATAGAGGCGGGATGTGATGAAGCTGGAAGAGGCTGTCTTGCCGGTCCTGTAGTTGCCGCAGCAGTAATCTTACCTTCAGATTGTTATATTGAAGAATTAAACGACTCAAAACAGTTAACTGAAAAACAACGTGAGAGGTTATTTCCTATTATTAAAGAAACTGCATTAGCCTACGGGATTGCAGAAGTAAGTCCTGCTGAAATAGACAAAATCAACATCTTAAATGCAAGTTTCTTAGCGATGCATAAAGCAATTGACCAATTAAAAACTAAACCCGAATTACTACTAATTGATGGTAACAGATTCAAAGCATACCCTAATATTGAACATCAGTGCTTAATAAAAGGGGACGCAAATTATCTGAGTATAGCAGCAGCCTCCGTTTTAGCCAAAGTAACTCGTGATCATATTATGGAGGATTTGCATCAAGAATTTCCAGATTTTAATTGGAAAAAAAATAAAGGATATCCTACAAAATTTCATAGGGAGATGCTTAAAGAAATGGGTGCTACCGCTCACCATCGTTTGTCATTTAGACTACTAGATAATCAAGGAACTTTATTCTGA
- a CDS encoding LEA type 2 family protein, which produces MRHLIKPVGILFFLSIILTSCIEQPEYKGMSNLKIDHINQEEVVFNIDIEAYNPNGFKINIKKSVFDIYLNDDYVGKIHVTQKYKMKKKSTTIAAVPIQLELGKGVLFKLLSMTLGKPLNARIVGKLKASGAGFPISRKIDKTKEINLEELGINLRDLL; this is translated from the coding sequence ATGAGGCATTTAATTAAACCTGTAGGTATTCTATTCTTTCTTTCCATTATTCTAACAAGTTGCATAGAACAGCCCGAATATAAAGGAATGTCTAATCTTAAAATTGATCACATCAATCAAGAAGAGGTAGTTTTCAATATAGATATAGAAGCTTACAATCCAAATGGTTTCAAGATAAATATCAAGAAATCTGTCTTCGATATTTACTTAAACGATGATTATGTAGGTAAGATTCATGTTACTCAAAAGTATAAAATGAAGAAAAAATCGACTACTATTGCAGCAGTTCCCATCCAATTGGAATTAGGCAAAGGAGTTCTCTTCAAATTACTCAGCATGACACTTGGGAAACCATTAAATGCACGTATAGTTGGGAAATTAAAAGCTTCAGGGGCTGGCTTTCCAATCAGCAGAAAGATTGATAAAACCAAGGAAATTAATCTAGAGGAATTGGGGATAAATTTGAGAGATTTATTATGA
- a CDS encoding FtsL-like putative cell division protein, giving the protein MKDNNYIPENANPIKKDKKRKPSKESKKRTDSIAQIMNGDFLTKDFVLNNLNYIFFLIFLMVLIVSKGYYVTQLTNDISDTEKNLRNINADYVETKAKLEEMTRRSEMIKRLEPLELKETVNPVKVIRIKEKKKG; this is encoded by the coding sequence ATGAAGGATAATAACTACATACCAGAGAATGCAAATCCTATAAAAAAGGATAAAAAGCGTAAGCCTTCAAAAGAAAGCAAGAAACGTACAGATTCTATTGCTCAAATCATGAATGGAGATTTCTTAACAAAGGACTTTGTACTCAATAACTTGAACTATATCTTCTTCTTGATTTTTTTAATGGTGCTTATCGTATCCAAAGGGTATTATGTAACACAATTAACTAACGACATCAGTGACACTGAGAAAAACCTGAGGAATATTAATGCTGATTACGTGGAAACTAAGGCAAAATTAGAAGAAATGACACGTCGCTCCGAAATGATTAAACGTCTCGAACCACTCGAATTAAAGGAAACTGTAAACCCTGTTAAAGTAATACGAATTAAAGAAAAGAAAAAAGGATAA
- a CDS encoding dipeptidase produces the protein MKKTQEFIANNKERFLNELFEVLRIPSISADPAYKGDVQKAAEKVAEYMKAGGVDDVEIFQTAGHPIVYGNKIINSNLPTILVYGHYDVQPADPIELWESKPFEPTIKKTAIHPEGAIFARGACDDKGQMFMHIKAFEAMQKNGELPCNVKFMIEGEEEIGSTNLSVFVKENTAKLAADIVLISDTGIIANDTPSITSGLRGLAYVEVEVTGPNRDLHSGLYGGGVANPINILSDMIAQLQDKNHHITIPGFYDKVEIVSVEERTQMNKAPFDMNEFKESIGISDIQGEEGYTTLERVSIRPTLDVNGIWGGYIGEGAKTVLPSKAFAKISMRLVPHQTPEEISELFKVYFEKIAPKSVQVKVDFHHGALPAVTPIDSVGYIAASNAMERTFGKKPIPMRSGGSIPIVALFEEVLGLKTVLMGFGLDSDAIHSPNEHYGLFNYYKGIETIPYFYEEFSRLKK, from the coding sequence ATGAAAAAGACACAAGAATTTATAGCAAATAACAAAGAGAGATTTCTAAACGAATTATTTGAAGTACTTCGTATTCCTTCTATTTCAGCCGATCCTGCATACAAAGGTGATGTGCAGAAAGCTGCTGAAAAAGTAGCTGAATACATGAAGGCAGGTGGTGTTGATGATGTAGAGATTTTTCAAACTGCTGGACACCCTATAGTGTATGGAAACAAAATTATTAATTCCAATTTACCCACTATCCTTGTATATGGACATTATGATGTACAACCTGCTGACCCTATAGAATTATGGGAAAGCAAACCATTTGAGCCTACTATTAAGAAAACAGCAATACATCCAGAAGGTGCCATTTTTGCGCGAGGAGCTTGTGATGATAAAGGACAAATGTTTATGCATATCAAGGCTTTTGAAGCAATGCAGAAAAATGGAGAACTTCCTTGTAATGTAAAGTTTATGATTGAAGGGGAAGAAGAAATTGGAAGTACTAACCTAAGTGTATTTGTAAAAGAAAATACAGCAAAATTAGCTGCTGATATCGTATTGATTTCAGATACAGGAATTATTGCTAATGATACGCCTTCCATCACATCCGGGTTGAGGGGCCTAGCTTATGTTGAAGTAGAAGTAACAGGTCCAAACCGTGACTTACACTCTGGTTTATATGGAGGAGGAGTAGCTAATCCAATCAATATATTGAGTGATATGATTGCCCAACTACAAGATAAAAATCATCATATTACAATACCTGGTTTCTACGATAAAGTAGAGATTGTTTCTGTTGAAGAAAGAACTCAAATGAACAAAGCTCCTTTTGACATGAATGAATTTAAAGAATCTATTGGGATTTCAGATATTCAGGGTGAAGAAGGATATACTACATTAGAAAGAGTTTCTATTCGTCCAACATTAGATGTCAATGGAATCTGGGGAGGCTACATTGGAGAAGGCGCAAAAACAGTGTTACCTTCAAAAGCTTTTGCAAAGATATCCATGCGTTTGGTTCCGCACCAAACACCTGAAGAAATTTCCGAATTATTTAAAGTTTATTTTGAAAAAATAGCACCCAAATCAGTGCAGGTAAAAGTAGATTTCCATCATGGTGCATTACCGGCTGTAACTCCAATTGATTCGGTAGGTTATATTGCAGCAAGCAACGCCATGGAAAGAACTTTTGGCAAAAAACCTATCCCTATGAGAAGCGGTGGTAGTATCCCTATTGTCGCCTTGTTTGAGGAAGTATTGGGATTAAAAACTGTTTTAATGGGATTCGGATTAGATAGCGATGCTATCCATTCACCAAATGAACACTATGGCTTATTTAATTATTATAAAGGCATTGAAACGATTCCTTACTTCTATGAAGAATTTAGTAGGTTAAAGAAATAA
- the mraZ gene encoding division/cell wall cluster transcriptional repressor MraZ — protein sequence MAGLVGEYEVTLDAKGRFMFPSHLRRQLSPAAQESFMLNKGFEDCLTLYPMNEWEKLSEALSKINLFKPKNRMFYRLFHQGAKDISLDSAGRILIPSTHMERIGLKKEAMLIAYNDRVEIWDKSKYFNMIEGNMSDFSDLADEVMGKIDNGDEPR from the coding sequence ATGGCAGGACTTGTAGGAGAATATGAAGTAACACTAGACGCAAAAGGGCGTTTCATGTTCCCTTCTCATTTGAGAAGGCAATTATCTCCTGCTGCCCAAGAAAGTTTCATGTTGAACAAAGGGTTTGAAGACTGTTTAACACTCTATCCTATGAATGAATGGGAAAAATTGAGTGAAGCACTCAGTAAGATTAATTTATTCAAACCTAAGAATCGTATGTTCTACCGTTTATTTCATCAAGGTGCAAAAGATATCTCTCTAGATAGTGCCGGCAGAATTCTGATTCCTTCAACTCACATGGAACGTATTGGTCTAAAAAAAGAAGCAATGCTAATTGCTTACAATGACCGAGTAGAAATCTGGGATAAGTCCAAATACTTCAATATGATCGAAGGAAACATGTCTGATTTTTCCGATTTAGCGGATGAAGTAATGGGTAAAATAGACAATGGAGACGAGCCAAGATAA